The proteins below are encoded in one region of Buttiauxella gaviniae:
- the rspA gene encoding starvation-sensing protein RspA, translated as MKIIKAEVFVTCPGRNFVTLKITTDEGLTGLGDATLNGRELPVASYLEDHVCPQLIGRDAHRIEDIWQFFYKGAYWRRGPVTMSAISAVDMALWDIKAKAANMPLYQLLGGASREGVMVYCHTTGHSIDDVLEDYARHKEMGFKAIRVQCGVPGMKTTYGMAKGKGLAYEPATKGDWPEEQLWSTEKYLDFTPKLFEAVRNKFGFDEHLLHDMHHRLTPIEAARFGKSIEQYRLFWMEDPTPAENQECFRLIRQHTVTPIAVGEVFNSIWDCKQLIEEQLIDYIRTTITHAGGITGMRRIADFASLYQVRTGSHGPSDLSPVCMAAALHFDLWVPNFGVQEYMGYSEQMLEVFPHNWTFDNGYMHPGDKPGLGIEFDEKLAAKYPYEPAYLPVARLEDGTLWNW; from the coding sequence ATGAAAATTATCAAAGCAGAAGTATTTGTGACTTGCCCCGGGCGTAACTTTGTCACGCTGAAAATCACCACCGACGAGGGTTTAACCGGCCTGGGTGATGCCACCTTAAATGGACGTGAATTACCGGTTGCATCGTATTTAGAAGATCATGTTTGCCCGCAGCTCATCGGCCGCGATGCACACCGCATCGAAGATATCTGGCAGTTTTTCTATAAAGGCGCTTACTGGCGTCGTGGGCCTGTAACTATGTCAGCGATTTCAGCCGTCGACATGGCGCTGTGGGACATCAAAGCGAAAGCTGCCAACATGCCGCTATACCAGTTGTTGGGCGGAGCATCCCGTGAAGGGGTGATGGTTTATTGTCACACCACCGGTCATTCCATCGATGACGTGCTGGAAGATTACGCGCGCCATAAAGAGATGGGCTTCAAAGCTATTCGTGTGCAATGCGGCGTGCCGGGAATGAAAACCACCTACGGTATGGCAAAAGGCAAGGGGCTGGCTTACGAACCGGCAACCAAAGGCGACTGGCCAGAAGAGCAGTTATGGTCGACGGAAAAATACCTCGATTTCACTCCGAAATTGTTTGAGGCCGTGCGTAACAAATTTGGTTTTGACGAACATCTGTTACACGACATGCACCACCGCCTGACGCCAATCGAAGCCGCGCGCTTTGGCAAAAGCATCGAGCAATATCGCCTGTTCTGGATGGAAGATCCTACGCCCGCCGAAAACCAGGAATGTTTCCGTCTGATTCGCCAGCATACAGTCACGCCAATCGCCGTCGGTGAAGTGTTTAACAGCATCTGGGACTGCAAACAGCTTATCGAAGAGCAGCTTATCGATTACATCCGCACCACCATTACCCATGCGGGCGGCATTACCGGGATGCGTCGTATTGCTGATTTTGCCTCGCTTTATCAGGTTCGCACCGGTTCACATGGCCCGTCCGATCTTTCGCCCGTCTGCATGGCCGCCGCGCTGCACTTTGACTTATGGGTGCCGAACTTTGGTGTGCAGGAATATATGGGCTATTCCGAACAAATGCTGGAAGTCTTCCCGCATAACTGGACGTTCGATAACGGTTATATGCACCCGGGCGATAAGCCAGGGCTTGGCATCGAATTCGATGAAAAACTGGCCGCGAAATATCCCTACGAACCTGCTTATTTGCCGGTAGCTCGCTTAGAAGATGGCACTTTGTGGAACTGGTAA